One part of the Acidimicrobiia bacterium genome encodes these proteins:
- a CDS encoding TIGR02569 family protein produces the protein MNVRRAFGCRGEPVRLAGGGGASWRCGDVVLKPVTDVEQAIWSADVLSRVDVSGVVIPPVRGAHARWVVDGWSANRWVEARPRPNAWLDVIAAGRALHRALAGVARPAWMDRADDWWRRADAVAWKAWPPVGAPELVALVERLSALRAPVSARSQVVHADLCGNVLFDARGRPIVLDFTPYWRPVEWASAVVVIDAYEWEGAGAGAFEWLHDVPDADQLLLRAAIFRIATSAEVATVRGLEPRKVAVHTRTVELLESRLQPG, from the coding sequence GTGAACGTTCGCCGCGCGTTCGGTTGTCGCGGTGAACCCGTACGACTCGCGGGCGGCGGAGGCGCGTCGTGGCGTTGCGGAGACGTCGTCCTCAAACCGGTCACGGACGTCGAGCAGGCGATCTGGAGCGCGGACGTGCTGTCACGCGTCGACGTCTCGGGGGTGGTGATCCCGCCCGTGCGCGGCGCGCACGCACGGTGGGTGGTCGACGGGTGGAGCGCGAACCGATGGGTCGAGGCGCGGCCGCGTCCGAACGCGTGGCTCGACGTGATCGCGGCCGGCCGCGCGTTGCACCGGGCGCTCGCCGGCGTCGCGCGACCCGCGTGGATGGACCGGGCCGACGACTGGTGGAGGCGCGCCGACGCGGTCGCGTGGAAGGCGTGGCCGCCGGTCGGCGCACCCGAGCTGGTCGCGCTCGTCGAGCGGCTGTCGGCGTTGCGCGCGCCGGTGTCGGCGCGGTCGCAAGTCGTCCATGCCGACCTGTGCGGCAACGTGCTGTTCGACGCGCGCGGTCGGCCCATCGTGCTCGACTTCACGCCGTACTGGCGCCCGGTGGAGTGGGCGAGCGCGGTCGTCGTGATCGATGCCTACGAGTGGGAGGGCGCGGGCGCCGGCGCGTTCGAGTGGTTGCACGACGTGCCGGACGCGGACCAGCTGTTGCTGCGCGCCGCGATCTTCCGCATCGCGACGTCGGCCGAGGTCGCGACGGTTCGTGGCCTGGAGCCGCGCAAGGTCGCGGTGCACACGCGCACGGTCGAGCTGTTGGAGTCGCGTTTGCAGCCGGGGTGA